From a region of the Enterobacter cancerogenus genome:
- the arcB gene encoding aerobic respiration two-component sensor histidine kinase ArcB, which produces MKQIRMLAQYYVDLMMKLGLVRFSMLLALALVVLAIVVQMAVTMVLHGQVESIDVIRSIFFGLLITPWAVYFLSVVVEQLEESRQRLSKLVDKLEEMRERDLKLNVQLKDNIAQLNQEITDREKAEAERQTTLEQLKIEMKEREVTQIQLEQQSSFLRSFLDASPDLVFYRNEDKEFSGCNRAMELLTGKSEKQLVNLKPQDVYSEEAAAKVMETDEKVFRHNVSLTYEQWLDYPDGRKACFEIRKVPYYDRVGKRHGLMGFGRDITERKRYQDALERASRDKTTFISTISHELRTPLNGIVGLSRILLDTDLTAEQEKYLKTIHVSAVTLGNIFNDIIDMDKMERRKVQLDNQPVDFTGFLADLENLSGLQAQQKGLSFVMEPTLPLPHKVVTDGTRLRQILWNLISNAVKFTPHGGRVAVRIRNEEGDMLRFEVEDSGIGIPQEEQDKIFAMYYQVKDSQGGKPATGTGIGLAVSKRLAKSMGGDITVSSQPGKGSTFTLTVHAPAVAEEVEDTFESDDMPLPALHVLLVEDIELNVIVARSVLEKLGNSVDVAMTGKAALEMFTPGEYDLVLLDIQLPDMTGLDISRELTRTYAAEDLPPLVALTANVLKDKKEYLDAGMDDVLSKPLAVPALTAMIKKFWDTRDEEESTMTSVDSAKAQTILDTAMLEQYIDLVGPKLITDGLAIFEKMMPGYLSVLESNLTARDQKGIVEEGHKIKGAAGSVGLRHLQQLGQQIQSPDLPAWEDNVAEWVEEMKQEWQNDVAVLKAWVDARKK; this is translated from the coding sequence ATGAAGCAAATTCGAATGCTGGCCCAGTATTACGTCGATCTGATGATGAAGCTCGGGCTGGTGCGTTTCTCCATGCTGCTGGCTTTGGCACTGGTCGTCCTGGCAATTGTGGTGCAAATGGCCGTGACCATGGTTCTGCATGGCCAGGTCGAGAGCATCGACGTCATCCGCTCCATTTTCTTTGGCCTGTTAATTACGCCGTGGGCGGTCTATTTCCTCTCTGTGGTGGTGGAACAACTGGAGGAGTCTCGCCAGCGCCTGTCAAAGCTGGTTGATAAGCTGGAGGAGATGCGCGAGCGCGATCTTAAGCTCAACGTCCAGCTCAAAGACAATATCGCCCAGTTAAATCAGGAAATTACTGACCGCGAGAAGGCCGAAGCCGAGCGTCAGACCACGCTTGAGCAGCTCAAAATTGAGATGAAGGAGCGCGAAGTCACGCAGATCCAGCTCGAGCAGCAATCCTCTTTCCTGCGCTCTTTCCTTGATGCCTCGCCAGATCTGGTGTTCTACCGAAACGAAGATAAAGAGTTCTCCGGCTGTAACCGCGCGATGGAGCTGCTGACCGGGAAAAGCGAAAAACAGCTGGTAAACCTGAAGCCGCAGGATGTTTACTCCGAAGAGGCGGCCGCCAAGGTGATGGAGACCGACGAAAAGGTGTTCCGCCACAACGTCTCACTGACCTACGAACAGTGGCTAGACTACCCGGACGGGCGTAAGGCCTGCTTTGAGATCCGCAAGGTGCCGTACTACGACCGCGTGGGTAAACGTCACGGTCTGATGGGCTTTGGCCGCGATATCACCGAGCGTAAGCGCTATCAGGACGCACTGGAACGCGCCAGCCGCGATAAGACCACCTTTATCTCCACCATCAGCCACGAGCTGCGTACGCCGCTCAACGGTATTGTGGGGCTGAGCCGTATCTTGCTCGACACCGACCTGACCGCTGAGCAGGAAAAATACCTTAAAACGATCCACGTTTCGGCGGTTACGCTGGGCAATATATTCAACGATATTATCGACATGGATAAGATGGAGCGCCGCAAGGTGCAGCTCGATAACCAGCCGGTAGACTTCACCGGCTTCCTGGCAGACCTGGAAAACCTCTCCGGCCTTCAGGCGCAGCAAAAAGGGCTGAGCTTCGTGATGGAGCCAACCCTGCCGCTGCCGCACAAAGTGGTGACGGACGGCACACGCCTGCGGCAGATCCTGTGGAACCTCATCAGCAACGCGGTGAAATTTACCCCGCACGGGGGCCGGGTCGCGGTGCGTATTCGCAATGAAGAAGGGGATATGCTGCGCTTTGAGGTAGAAGACTCGGGGATCGGCATCCCGCAGGAGGAGCAGGATAAAATCTTTGCTATGTATTATCAGGTCAAAGACAGCCAGGGCGGCAAGCCCGCGACGGGTACCGGCATTGGTCTGGCCGTCTCAAAACGTCTGGCGAAGAGCATGGGAGGAGATATCACCGTCTCCAGCCAGCCGGGTAAAGGCTCGACCTTCACCCTGACGGTCCATGCCCCAGCGGTGGCCGAAGAGGTTGAAGACACGTTTGAAAGTGACGATATGCCGCTGCCGGCACTGCACGTTCTGCTGGTGGAAGACATCGAGCTGAACGTGATTGTCGCCCGCTCGGTGCTGGAGAAACTCGGTAACAGCGTGGACGTCGCCATGACCGGTAAAGCCGCGCTGGAGATGTTCACACCGGGGGAATATGACCTCGTTCTGCTGGATATCCAGTTGCCGGACATGACCGGCCTGGATATCTCCCGCGAGCTGACCCGCACCTATGCGGCGGAAGATCTGCCGCCGCTGGTTGCGCTGACGGCGAACGTGCTGAAGGATAAAAAAGAGTACCTCGATGCCGGTATGGATGATGTGCTCAGCAAGCCGCTGGCGGTGCCTGCCCTGACCGCCATGATCAAGAAGTTCTGGGATACCCGAGATGAAGAGGAGAGCACCATGACGTCTGTTGATAGCGCGAAAGCCCAAACGATACTGGATACTGCCATGCTGGAGCAGTATATCGATTTGGTCGGACCTAAGCTGATTACCGATGGCCTGGCCATATTTGAGAAAATGATGCCGGGCTATCTGAGCGTGCTCGAGTCCAACCTGACCGCGCGGGATCAAAAAGGCATTGTCGAGGAAGGGCATAAAATCAAAGGTGCCGCCGGTTCGGTCGGCCTGCGCCATCTGCAGCAGCTTGGCCAGCAGATCCAGTCGCCGGATCTTCCTGCCTGGGAAGATAATGTGGCTGAATGGGTTGAAGAGATGAAACAGGAGTGGCAAAACGATGTGGCGGTGCTGAAAGCCTGGGTGGACGCCAGAAAAAAATGA
- the elbB gene encoding isoprenoid biosynthesis glyoxalase ElbB, with amino-acid sequence MKKIGVVLSGCGVYDGSEIHEAVLTLLALSRQGAEVVCFAPDKSQADVINHLTGEPMAESRNVLIEAARIARGDIHPLGQADAAQLDALIVPGGFGAAKNLSTFAAQGAECHVDPDLRSLARAMHAAGKPLGFICIAPAMLPKIFDFPLRLTIGTDIDTADLIEEMGGEHVPCPVDDIVVDEENKIITTPAYMLAQSIAEAATGIDKLVDRVLVLSE; translated from the coding sequence ATGAAAAAAATAGGTGTCGTGCTGAGTGGCTGCGGTGTTTACGACGGGTCGGAGATCCATGAAGCGGTATTAACCCTTCTGGCGCTCTCCCGCCAGGGCGCGGAGGTGGTCTGCTTCGCGCCGGATAAAAGCCAGGCGGATGTGATCAATCATCTCACCGGCGAACCGATGGCGGAAAGCCGTAACGTGCTGATTGAAGCGGCGCGCATCGCCCGCGGGGATATTCATCCGCTGGGGCAGGCAGACGCGGCACAGCTCGACGCGTTAATCGTGCCGGGAGGCTTTGGTGCGGCCAAAAATCTCAGCACCTTTGCTGCCCAGGGGGCGGAGTGCCATGTCGATCCCGATTTACGCTCCCTCGCCAGGGCAATGCATGCGGCGGGTAAACCGCTGGGCTTTATCTGTATTGCGCCCGCGATGCTGCCGAAAATCTTTGATTTCCCGCTGCGTCTGACCATCGGGACCGATATCGATACGGCCGACCTTATTGAAGAGATGGGGGGCGAACATGTTCCTTGCCCGGTGGACGACATCGTGGTCGATGAAGAGAACAAGATTATCACCACGCCCGCGTACATGCTGGCGCAGAGTATCGCTGAGGCCGCCACGGGCATTGATAAGCTGGTGGACCGGGTGCTGGTTCTGAGCGAATGA
- the mtgA gene encoding monofunctional biosynthetic peptidoglycan transglycosylase: MKRKWGAGAWVKRILMRIVVVLAVFWGGGIALFSIVPVPFSAVMVERQLSAWLTGDFGYVAHADWVSTESISPWMGLAVMAAEDQKFPEHWGFDVAAIEKALAHNERHENRVRGASTISQQTAKNLFLWDGRSWVRKGLEAGLTLGIETVWSKKRILTVYLNIAEFGDGVFGVEAASQRYFNKPASRLSMSEAALLAAVLPNPIRFKANAPTGYVRSRQAWIMRQMRQLGGEGFMERNKLM, translated from the coding sequence ATGAAGCGCAAATGGGGAGCAGGCGCATGGGTGAAACGCATCCTGATGCGCATCGTGGTGGTGCTGGCGGTATTCTGGGGCGGCGGGATTGCCCTGTTCAGCATCGTACCGGTGCCTTTCTCCGCCGTCATGGTCGAACGGCAGCTGAGTGCCTGGCTCACCGGGGATTTTGGCTACGTTGCACACGCTGACTGGGTGAGCACGGAGTCGATTTCGCCGTGGATGGGGCTGGCGGTGATGGCGGCAGAAGATCAGAAATTCCCGGAGCACTGGGGTTTTGACGTGGCGGCGATCGAAAAGGCGCTTGCTCATAACGAACGCCATGAGAACCGGGTGCGCGGCGCATCGACGATATCGCAGCAAACCGCGAAAAATCTCTTTTTGTGGGATGGCCGTAGTTGGGTGAGAAAAGGGCTGGAGGCCGGGCTGACGCTGGGCATTGAAACGGTCTGGAGCAAAAAGCGCATTTTGACCGTCTATCTCAATATCGCAGAATTCGGTGACGGCGTGTTTGGCGTGGAGGCCGCTTCACAACGTTATTTCAATAAGCCCGCAAGCCGGTTAAGTATGTCTGAAGCGGCGCTGCTGGCTGCCGTCCTGCCGAATCCGATCCGCTTTAAAGCAAACGCGCCGACAGGGTATGTGCGCAGCCGTCAGGCGTGGATCATGCGTCAGATGCGCCAGCTGGGTGGGGAAGGGTTTATGGAGCGTAACAAGCTGATGTAG
- the npr gene encoding PTS phosphocarrier protein NPr → MTVKQTVEITNKLGMHARPAMKLFELMQGFDAEVLLRNDEGTEAEANSVIALLMLDSAKGRQIEVEATGPQEEEALAAVIALFNAGFDED, encoded by the coding sequence ATGACCGTAAAACAGACCGTTGAGATCACCAATAAGCTGGGTATGCACGCCCGTCCGGCGATGAAGCTGTTTGAACTGATGCAGGGCTTTGACGCAGAGGTGCTGCTGCGCAACGATGAGGGGACCGAGGCAGAAGCCAACAGCGTAATTGCGTTGCTGATGCTGGATTCTGCCAAAGGTCGTCAGATCGAGGTGGAGGCCACCGGTCCACAGGAAGAGGAAGCGCTGGCCGCGGTGATTGCCCTGTTTAACGCCGGGTTTGACGAAGACTAA
- the rapZ gene encoding RNase adapter RapZ, which yields MVLMIVSGRSGSGKSVALRALEDMGFYCVDNLPVVLLPELAQTLADRQISAAVSIDVRNMPESPEVFEQAMSNLPEAFSPQLLFLDADRNTLIRRYSDTRRLHPLSSKNLSLESAIDQESDLLEPLRSRADLIVDTSEMSVHELAEMLRTRLLGKRERELTMVFESFGFKHGIPIDADYVFDVRFLPNPHWDPKLRPMTGLDKPVAAFLDRHTEVHNFIYQTRSYLELWLPMLETNNRSYLTVAIGCTGGKHRSVYIAEQLADYFRSRGKNVQSRHRTLEKRKT from the coding sequence ATGGTGTTGATGATCGTCAGCGGTCGTTCAGGGTCGGGGAAATCCGTCGCCCTGCGCGCGCTGGAAGATATGGGCTTTTACTGCGTAGATAACCTGCCGGTGGTGCTCTTGCCCGAGCTGGCTCAAACGCTCGCGGACAGGCAGATCTCGGCGGCAGTGAGTATCGACGTCCGCAACATGCCAGAGTCGCCGGAAGTGTTTGAGCAGGCGATGAGCAACCTGCCGGAGGCTTTCTCGCCTCAGCTGCTGTTCCTTGACGCCGACCGTAACACGCTGATCCGTCGCTACAGCGACACGCGTCGTTTGCACCCGCTCTCCAGTAAAAACCTCTCACTGGAAAGCGCCATCGATCAGGAGAGCGACCTGCTGGAGCCGCTGCGTTCCCGCGCCGACCTGATTGTCGACACCTCCGAAATGTCCGTCCACGAGCTGGCAGAGATGCTGCGTACCCGTCTACTGGGAAAACGCGAGCGTGAACTGACAATGGTGTTCGAATCCTTCGGCTTTAAGCACGGTATTCCGATCGATGCGGATTATGTCTTCGACGTGCGCTTCCTGCCGAACCCCCACTGGGATCCCAAACTGCGTCCTATGACCGGTCTGGATAAGCCCGTCGCGGCGTTCCTCGACAGACACACAGAAGTTCACAATTTTATCTACCAGACGCGAAGCTACCTTGAGCTATGGTTACCTATGCTGGAGACCAACAACCGTAGCTACCTGACGGTGGCGATTGGCTGTACCGGCGGTAAACATCGCTCGGTTTATATTGCCGAGCAGCTGGCCGATTACTTCCGCTCACGCGGCAAGAACGTTCAGTCCCGTCATCGCACGCTGGAAAAACGTAAAACATGA
- the ptsN gene encoding PTS IIA-like nitrogen regulatory protein PtsN: MMNNDSALQLSNVLNQECTRSGVHCQSKKRALEIISELAAKQLGLPPQLVFEAILTREKMGSTGIGNGIAIPHGKLEEDTLRAVGVFVQLETPIAFDAIDNQPVDLLFALLVPADQTKTHLHTLSLVAKRLADKTICRRLRSAQSDEELYQIITEAEGNQDDA; this comes from the coding sequence ATGATGAACAACGATTCCGCTCTTCAATTGAGCAATGTCCTGAACCAGGAATGTACCCGCAGTGGCGTTCACTGCCAGAGCAAGAAACGTGCGCTGGAGATTATCAGTGAGCTGGCCGCAAAGCAGTTGGGCCTGCCGCCGCAGCTGGTATTTGAAGCGATTCTGACCCGTGAAAAAATGGGCAGTACCGGTATCGGCAACGGCATCGCGATCCCGCACGGCAAGCTGGAAGAAGACACCCTGCGTGCCGTCGGCGTGTTTGTGCAGCTCGAAACGCCCATCGCGTTCGATGCCATTGATAATCAGCCGGTCGATCTCCTCTTCGCCCTGCTGGTGCCTGCCGATCAGACGAAAACCCATCTGCATACGCTGTCACTGGTTGCTAAGCGACTGGCCGATAAAACCATTTGCCGTCGACTGCGCTCAGCCCAAAGTGATGAGGAGCTGTATCAAATTATCACTGAAGCAGAAGGCAATCAGGATGATGCATAA
- the hpf gene encoding ribosome hibernation promoting factor, whose product MQLNITGQNVEITEALRDFLNTKFAKLEQYFERINQVYIVLKVEKVTHISDATLHVNGGELHASAEGQDMYAAIDGLIDKLARQLNKHKDKLKQH is encoded by the coding sequence ATGCAGCTCAACATCACTGGACAAAACGTCGAAATTACTGAGGCCCTGCGCGATTTCCTGAACACGAAGTTCGCGAAATTAGAGCAGTATTTCGAAAGGATCAACCAGGTCTATATTGTGTTGAAAGTGGAGAAAGTGACTCATATCTCGGATGCCACCCTGCACGTAAACGGGGGTGAACTGCATGCGAGTGCGGAAGGGCAAGACATGTACGCGGCTATCGACGGCTTGATTGATAAGCTTGCACGACAGCTCAATAAACATAAAGATAAACTGAAACAACACTAA
- the rpoN gene encoding RNA polymerase factor sigma-54 produces MKQGLQLRLSQQLAMTPQLQQAIRLLQLSTLELQQELQQALDSNPLLEQTDLHDEVDTQQTQDAEMLDTVDALEQKEMPDELPLDASWDELYTAGTPSGTRADYQDDELPVYQGETTQSLQDYLMWQVELTPFSDTDRAIATSIVDAVDDTGYLTVTLDDILESIGDEDVELEEIEAVLKRIQRFDPVGVAAKDLRDCLLIQLSQFAKETPWIDEARLIISDHLDLLANHDFRSLMRVTRLKEEVLKEAVNLIQSLDPRPGQSIQTSEPEYVIPDVLVRKHNGRWVVELNSDSIPRLQINQQYASMCTSVRNDSDNQYIRSNLQEARWLIKSLESRNDTLLRVSRCIVEQQQAFFEQGEEFMKPMVLADIAQAVEMHESTISRVTTQKYLHSPRGIFELKYFFSSHVNTEGGGEASSTAIRALVKKLIAAENPAKPLSDSKLTTLLSDQGIMVARRTVAKYRESLSIPPSNQRKQLV; encoded by the coding sequence ATGAAGCAAGGTTTGCAATTAAGGCTGAGCCAGCAACTGGCGATGACGCCGCAGCTCCAGCAGGCGATCCGTCTGCTGCAGCTGTCCACGTTAGAACTTCAGCAGGAGCTCCAGCAGGCGCTGGACAGCAATCCGTTGCTGGAGCAAACCGATCTTCATGACGAGGTAGACACCCAGCAAACGCAAGACGCAGAAATGCTCGACACCGTTGATGCGCTCGAACAAAAAGAGATGCCGGACGAGCTTCCGCTGGATGCCAGCTGGGATGAACTCTACACCGCCGGTACCCCTTCCGGAACGCGTGCAGACTACCAGGACGACGAGCTGCCGGTCTACCAGGGCGAAACCACCCAGTCTCTGCAGGATTACCTGATGTGGCAGGTGGAGCTTACGCCGTTCTCCGATACCGATCGCGCCATTGCGACCTCCATTGTCGATGCCGTGGATGACACAGGCTATCTGACCGTCACGCTGGACGACATTCTGGAAAGCATCGGCGACGAAGACGTTGAGCTGGAAGAAATTGAAGCCGTGTTAAAGCGCATCCAGCGCTTCGACCCGGTCGGTGTGGCGGCGAAAGATCTGCGCGACTGCCTGCTGATCCAGCTTTCGCAGTTCGCCAAAGAGACGCCGTGGATTGACGAAGCCCGCTTAATCATCAGCGATCATCTGGATCTGCTCGCCAACCATGATTTCCGTTCGCTGATGCGCGTCACGCGTCTGAAAGAAGAGGTGCTGAAAGAGGCGGTGAATTTAATTCAGTCCCTCGATCCGCGTCCCGGCCAGTCGATCCAGACCAGCGAACCGGAATACGTGATCCCTGACGTGCTGGTGCGAAAGCATAACGGTCGCTGGGTGGTTGAACTGAATTCAGATAGCATCCCTCGTTTGCAAATTAACCAGCAGTACGCCTCCATGTGCACCAGCGTTCGCAACGACTCCGACAATCAATATATTCGTAGCAACCTTCAGGAAGCGCGATGGTTGATCAAAAGTCTGGAGAGCCGAAATGATACGCTGCTGCGCGTAAGCCGCTGTATTGTCGAACAGCAGCAGGCGTTCTTCGAGCAGGGCGAAGAATTTATGAAGCCGATGGTGCTGGCAGATATCGCCCAGGCCGTCGAGATGCATGAATCAACCATTTCCCGCGTGACCACGCAGAAGTATCTGCACAGTCCGCGCGGTATTTTTGAGCTTAAGTATTTCTTCTCCAGCCATGTGAATACCGAAGGCGGCGGCGAAGCCTCGTCAACGGCAATCCGTGCACTGGTGAAGAAGTTGATCGCCGCGGAAAACCCCGCGAAGCCACTGAGCGACAGTAAGTTGACCACCCTTCTCTCCGATCAGGGTATTATGGTGGCTCGTCGTACCGTTGCGAAGTACCGAGAGTCTTTATCCATTCCGCCGTCTAACCAGCGTAAACAGCTGGTCTGA
- the lptB gene encoding LPS export ABC transporter ATP-binding protein, giving the protein MATLTAKNLAKAYKGRRVVEDVSLTVNSGEIVGLLGPNGAGKTTTFYMVVGIVPRDAGNIIIDDEDISLLPLHARARRGIGYLPQEASIFRRLSVFDNLMAVLQIRDDLTSEQRTDRANELMEEFHIEHLRDSLGQALSGGERRRVEIARALAANPKFILLDEPFAGVDPISVIDIKRIIEHLRDSGLGVLITDHNVRETLAVCERAYIVSQGHLIAHGTPQQILQDEHVKRVYLGEDFRL; this is encoded by the coding sequence ATGGCAACATTAACTGCTAAAAACCTCGCGAAAGCGTATAAAGGCCGCCGCGTCGTCGAAGATGTCAGTCTGACCGTCAACTCCGGCGAAATTGTGGGCCTGCTTGGCCCTAACGGTGCAGGTAAAACCACCACCTTCTACATGGTGGTCGGTATTGTGCCGCGCGATGCAGGTAACATTATCATCGACGATGAAGACATCAGCCTGCTGCCGCTGCACGCGCGTGCACGCCGTGGTATCGGCTACCTGCCGCAGGAAGCGTCAATCTTCCGTCGCTTAAGCGTCTTCGATAACCTGATGGCCGTGCTGCAGATCCGTGACGATCTGACCAGCGAGCAGCGCACCGACCGTGCGAACGAGCTGATGGAAGAGTTCCACATTGAACATCTTCGCGACAGCCTCGGTCAGGCGCTCTCTGGCGGTGAACGTCGCCGCGTTGAGATTGCACGTGCGCTGGCCGCTAACCCGAAATTCATCCTGCTGGATGAACCTTTCGCGGGCGTTGACCCCATTTCCGTTATTGATATCAAACGCATTATTGAGCACCTGCGCGATAGCGGGCTTGGCGTACTTATCACTGACCATAACGTCCGTGAAACGCTGGCCGTCTGCGAACGCGCCTACATTGTTAGCCAGGGCCATCTGATTGCCCACGGTACGCCGCAGCAAATCCTCCAGGATGAGCATGTTAAGCGCGTGTACCTTGGGGAAGACTTCAGACTCTGA
- the lptA gene encoding lipopolysaccharide ABC transporter substrate-binding protein LptA has translation MKFKTNKLSLKVLIASALLAASLPALAVTGDTEQPIHIESDAQSLDMQGNVVTFTGNVVMTQGTIKINADKVVVTRPGGEQGKEIIDGYGNPATFYQMQDNGKPVKGRASHMHYELAKDLVILTGNAYLEQLDSNITGDKITYLVKEQKMQATSEKGKRVTTVLVPSQLQDKGKGQAPAQKKSN, from the coding sequence ATGAAATTCAAAACAAACAAACTCAGCCTTAAAGTACTTATCGCCAGCGCACTGCTGGCCGCCAGTCTTCCCGCGCTCGCTGTGACTGGTGATACCGAACAGCCGATCCATATCGAGTCTGACGCCCAGTCGCTTGATATGCAGGGTAACGTCGTCACCTTTACGGGCAACGTCGTCATGACCCAGGGCACCATTAAAATTAACGCCGACAAAGTGGTGGTCACCCGCCCTGGCGGCGAGCAGGGTAAAGAGATCATTGATGGTTACGGCAACCCTGCCACCTTCTACCAGATGCAGGACAACGGCAAACCGGTAAAAGGCCGCGCCTCGCATATGCATTACGAGCTGGCGAAGGATCTGGTTATCCTGACCGGTAACGCCTATCTGGAACAGCTGGACAGCAACATTACCGGCGACAAGATCACCTACCTGGTGAAAGAGCAGAAAATGCAGGCCACCAGCGAGAAAGGGAAACGCGTCACCACCGTGCTTGTGCCTTCGCAGCTGCAGGACAAAGGCAAAGGCCAGGCCCCGGCACAGAAGAAGAGTAACTAA
- the lptC gene encoding LPS export ABC transporter periplasmic protein LptC, whose product MSKTRRWVIILLTLVVLVLIGVNLADRDDTQPDTVNTSDPTYKSDHSDTVVYSPEGALNYRLIAQHVEYFSDDGVSWFTKPVMTTFDTDKVPTWSIKSDRAKLTNDRMLYLYGHVEVIALTADAQLRRITTDNAQINLVTQDVTSQDLVTLYGTTFNSSGLRMRGNLRSKNAELIEKVRTSYEIQNKQTQP is encoded by the coding sequence ATGAGTAAAACCAGACGTTGGGTTATCATTCTGCTGACGCTTGTCGTACTGGTACTGATTGGCGTGAATCTCGCTGACCGTGACGATACGCAACCGGATACGGTCAACACAAGCGATCCAACCTACAAAAGCGATCACAGCGATACCGTGGTATATAGCCCGGAAGGTGCGCTGAACTATCGCCTGATTGCCCAGCACGTTGAATATTTCTCAGATGATGGGGTCTCGTGGTTTACCAAACCGGTGATGACCACTTTTGATACGGATAAAGTCCCGACGTGGTCAATCAAGTCTGACCGCGCAAAACTGACGAATGACCGTATGCTTTATCTGTATGGCCATGTTGAGGTCATCGCCCTGACCGCTGATGCTCAACTGCGCAGAATCACCACGGATAACGCCCAGATCAACCTGGTTACCCAGGACGTGACATCTCAGGATCTGGTCACATTGTACGGCACGACATTTAATTCCAGCGGTTTGAGAATGCGCGGGAACTTACGCAGCAAAAACGCCGAGCTGATTGAAAAGGTTAGAACCTCCTATGAAATTCAAAACAAACAAACTCAGCCTTAA
- the kdsC gene encoding 3-deoxy-manno-octulosonate-8-phosphatase KdsC translates to MSNAGASLATCYGPVSTHMMAKAENIRLLILDVDGVLSDGLIYMGNNGEELKAFNVRDGYGIRCALTSGIEVAIITGRKAKLVEDRCETLGITHLYQGQSDKMMAFRDLLGKLAVAPENVAYVGDDLIDWPVMSEVGLSIAVADAHPLLIPRADYVTHINGGRGAVREVCDLLLLAQGKLDEAKGQSI, encoded by the coding sequence ATGAGTAATGCGGGTGCATCCCTTGCAACCTGTTATGGCCCGGTCAGTACCCACATGATGGCAAAGGCGGAAAATATTCGCCTGTTGATCCTTGATGTGGACGGTGTGCTCTCCGACGGCCTGATTTATATGGGCAATAACGGCGAAGAGCTGAAAGCATTTAACGTACGCGACGGCTACGGCATTCGCTGTGCCCTCACGTCAGGCATTGAAGTTGCTATCATCACAGGACGGAAAGCTAAACTGGTAGAAGATCGCTGCGAAACGCTGGGGATTACCCATCTCTATCAGGGGCAGTCTGACAAAATGATGGCCTTCAGGGATTTACTGGGGAAACTGGCTGTCGCGCCGGAAAACGTTGCCTACGTGGGCGACGATTTGATTGACTGGCCGGTCATGTCAGAGGTGGGGCTGAGTATCGCCGTTGCCGACGCCCATCCGCTGCTTATTCCGCGCGCTGACTATGTTACTCACATTAACGGTGGCCGCGGTGCCGTACGTGAAGTCTGCGATCTGCTTCTGCTGGCGCAGGGCAAGCTTGATGAGGCCAAAGGGCAATCGATATGA